A stretch of DNA from Triticum dicoccoides isolate Atlit2015 ecotype Zavitan chromosome 2A, WEW_v2.0, whole genome shotgun sequence:
TCACCAACTGCAGCCTCGTCGGCGGGATCCCAGCCTTCCTCGGGGGCATGACCGGCCTGCAGATGCTCACCCTCTCCTACAACAGCCTCACGGGCCCGATCCCGGCCACCTTCGCCGGCTCCGGCCTCCAGAAGCTCTGGCTCAACAACCAGCTCGGCGAGGCCAAGCTCTCCGGCACGCTCGACGTGCTCGCCGGGATGGCCGACCTCCAGCAGGCGTGGCTGCACGGCAACCAGTTCACCGGCCCCATCCCCGACGCCATCTCCAACTGCAAGCAGCTCGTCGACCTAAAGCTCAACAACAACGACCTCGTCGGCCTCGTGCCGCCCGGCCTCACCGCCCTGCCGCTGCTCCGCGACGTCAAGCTCGACAACAACAACCTCGTCGGCCCCGCCCCGGCGCTCAAGTCCGGCAACCTCACCTCCTCCCATAACGGCTTCTGCGCCGTCAAGCCCGAGGACAAGTGCGCGCCGGAGGTCATGGCATTGCTCCAGTTCCAAGCCGAGGCTGGTTATCCCGTCAAGCTGACCAGTTCATGGTCCGGGAACGACCCCTGCAAGGGCTGGCTGGGCGTCACCTGCTCCCAGGGCAAGGTGTCGGTGCTCAATCTGCCGTCCTCTGGCCTCAATGGCACCATCAGCAAGAGCCTCGGAGACCTGTCTGCGCTCTCGGACATCAGGCTCGATAGCAATCACCTCACCGGGCATGTGCCGGACAGCCTCACCGGCCTCAAGCTGCTAAAGAAGCTTGATTTGGGCATGAACGACCTGAATGGGCCTCTGCCGGCCTTCAGACCGGACGTGAATGTCATCCTCACCGGCAATCCCAACTTCAACACGAAGACGTCGCCGGGTGGTTCTGCTCCCAAGGATGCCCCTCATTCACCAACAACGCCTAGCGCGCCGGGTTCACAAGGCCAAGGCGCTGCCTCCCCAGGCCAAAGGAACAAGAAGAGCAAAATTTTGTTGGCTACCACCATTCCGGTTGCGATCGGCGTGGTGGCTCTGCTGTCACTGGGTGCTGTGGTGCTCTTCTGCAAGAAAAATGGGTCCTCGGTTCAGCCACAGGCGACCTCCTCCGTCGTCGTCCACCCCCGAAACAGTTCTGGCCCAGACAACTTGGTCAAGATTGTCATGACAAGCAATGACAGCTTCGGCGCGACGTCAAGCGGCACCAGCAGCCGGGATAGTGACATCCACATGATCGAGGCGCGCAATTTTGTGATATCCGTGCAGGTTCTTCGTTGTGCCACCAAGAACTTTGCTCCGGATAATGTGCTTGGCCGTGGCGGATTCGGTGTCGTTTACAAAGGGGTGCTGCACGATGGCACGATGATTGCTGTGAAGAGGATGGAGTCCTCGGTGATCAGCAACAAGGCCCTTGATGAGTTCCAAGCAGAGATTGCCATTCTAACCAAGGTCCGGCACCGCAACCTGGTGTCGATAATGGGCTATGGTATCGAAGGGAATGAAAGGCTGCTGGTCTACGAGCACATGTCCAACGGAGCGCTGAGCAAGCATCTGTTCCACTGGAAGCAGCATGAGCTGGAGCCCCTCTCGTGGAAGAAGAGGCTCAACATCGCATTAGATGTTGCTCGCGGAATGGAGTATCTTCACACCCTCGCACAGCAGTGCTACATTCACAGGGATCTTAAGTCGGCAAACATTCTACTTGGCGATGATTTCCGAGCAaaggtgtcggatttcgggctccTTAAATCTGCGCCGGACGGGAACTTCTCTGTGGCAACCAGACTAGCTGGAACTTTTGGATACTTGGCGCCTGAATATGCTGGTATGAAATACTTTGACTTGTTTTACCCTGCTTAGTTCTGCAACTTCTGTTTTAGTTCTGACCATCAGGTGTTGATTT
This window harbors:
- the LOC119357179 gene encoding receptor protein kinase TMK1-like, coding for MDAPPLLILLFLAAAAATAATIHPGDLAVLEDLRRSLTNPDVLGWPKGADPCGDGGGKGWAHVSCDRAGRVNNLDLKSIGLAGALPASFSSLDALQDLSLQTNALSGPLPSFRGMAALRHAYLNDNAFDALPKDFFDGLDSLEEICLDNNPLNKTAGGWEIPPALAASSPQLQSLRLTNCSLVGGIPAFLGGMTGLQMLTLSYNSLTGPIPATFAGSGLQKLWLNNQLGEAKLSGTLDVLAGMADLQQAWLHGNQFTGPIPDAISNCKQLVDLKLNNNDLVGLVPPGLTALPLLRDVKLDNNNLVGPAPALKSGNLTSSHNGFCAVKPEDKCAPEVMALLQFQAEAGYPVKLTSSWSGNDPCKGWLGVTCSQGKVSVLNLPSSGLNGTISKSLGDLSALSDIRLDSNHLTGHVPDSLTGLKLLKKLDLGMNDLNGPLPAFRPDVNVILTGNPNFNTKTSPGGSAPKDAPHSPTTPSAPGSQGQGAASPGQRNKKSKILLATTIPVAIGVVALLSLGAVVLFCKKNGSSVQPQATSSVVVHPRNSSGPDNLVKIVMTSNDSFGATSSGTSSRDSDIHMIEARNFVISVQVLRCATKNFAPDNVLGRGGFGVVYKGVLHDGTMIAVKRMESSVISNKALDEFQAEIAILTKVRHRNLVSIMGYGIEGNERLLVYEHMSNGALSKHLFHWKQHELEPLSWKKRLNIALDVARGMEYLHTLAQQCYIHRDLKSANILLGDDFRAKVSDFGLLKSAPDGNFSVATRLAGTFGYLAPEYAVTGKITTKADVFSFGVVLMELITGMTAIDERRIDEETRYLASWFGQIRKDEEKFRAAIDPTLELTDEIFESISVVAELAGHCTSREPSQRPDMGHAVTVLVPMVEKWKPSNNEAEDYMGIDLHLPLLQMVKGWQESEASMTDGSIMSLSLEDSKGSIPARPAGFAESFTSADGR